The window taattttagggACTTGAACATATGACCTCCCTGGACTTACTCCGTTCATAATGCATGTGCATGTGCGTCTACAATCAAACGCAATGAATGATGCTTTTACATCTTCCATGTCCTAAGTTTTTGCTTCACCTTTAGGTTTACGATGAACTGAGAATTGACAATGACTTTAATGCAGGCCTTTTTCACTGATCAAGAAAGGGCATTAGAAGATCTTTTTGGTGATATTGAGAATTCTCGTAAATTTGATAACTGCTTGAACACAATGGCAACTAGAATAGCTACTGTTTTTGCCTCACTAAAGGTATGCCACCCTAGGAATGGTGTGCTAagctttctacttttttttttcaataaaaagtattttatttttatgttattatttttgtgCGTGCATGCGTGTGTTTATTGATTTTGAATTATGTATTAGATTTGAGCGACTATCTGTTGCTGCACTAGCTACTACAATTTAGCAGCAAGCATGCGCAGCTGACTTAATGGTCCAATATTTTCGTGTTCTGCTTTGGTTTTCTCCCCGCTTACCTTCTTAATTTTAAGAACTATAGCAGACAGCCAGCTAACATTTATTCTATATGGCTGTACAAGTGTATAAGAAGACATTTAATTTCTTTCGGTAAACTTAATTGAAAAGCCTTTATCACCGGCTTTCTACGTCAAATTATTACCTTGTCATGGATCAAAACAATCAAGGTTAACAAACTGCAATTGTTTTGTATTTGATGTTTGGTGATTGATACTAATTAAATCCTCTCCCTTCTTTAGGAGTTTCCATTTGTGAGATATCGAGCTTCCAAGGCTTTAGATGATCCCACCGAGGCATCACTTCGTGAATTAGTACCCACAAAACTTGCTGCTGCCATCTGGAACTGTATTTCAAAGTATAAAACTACCATTCCCAACTACCCTCAGTCTGAAACATGTGAGCTGCTCATCTTGGATAGATCCATTGATCAGGttactttaatttttgtttcaaGTGATGATGTAATTTTTTGTCTGGTAGTTTATTTACTGTTTTGAACTGAAACTACAGATTGCCCCTGTTATTCATGAGTGGACTTATGATGCTATGTGTCGGGATTTGTTAGAAATGGACGGAAATAAATACACATATGAGGTATGGACCTTACTAGTTGATGTGTCAAATTCGTTCTCTTGCTCAACTTCCCTGcgttttccttctttttcaaatataaatttgtaCACATTGTCTTCCTAGGTATCCAGTAAAACAGGAGGTGCACCCGATAAAAGAGAGGCCCTTTTGGAAGACACAGATCCTGTTTGGCTTGAGCTTCGACATTCACATATTGCAGATGTATGTCTATTCTATCCATTAAAAATTTCCCCTATCGGATGATTTGTTTGTTCATTGGCTCTTTTTCCCCAACTGAATAACAGGCTAGTGAACGGTTACATGAGAAGATGACCAATTTTGTATCTAAAAACAAAGCTGCGCAAATTCAGCAAAGTGCAAGGTTCGTTTTAGTGCTGTTGTGATTGTTCAGATTTCacatttatttaaaacaaaatataagtTTGTCATGGGATTTAGTTCTCTAATAGTTAATCACGTCCATTTGTGCCACTACTTTCGCCAGTTCCAAATTGAAGGCGTTCTGTTTTTCCGTCTTTCATATTGCTACCTCTTAAATGTTGAAGTTGCTCTTTGCAGAGATGGAGGTGAAATTTCTACTCGAGATTTACAAAAAATGGTTCAAGCTTTaccacaatacacagaacaAGTTGAAAAGATTACTCTTCATGTTGAGGTTTGTTTCTCATGCAGCAGGAGGTTATGTTGCTTCCACTTTGAGAACTAATCTTATCTGTGATTAGCTCGCTCCCCTTTTTGGATATTCTCAAAATTCAGATTTGAAAGTTATACATTTGCTAACTGTTGCACTGAAATATACAATGAGGTTGAGAAGATATGATCGCTTGGGTTTGATTAGAGGCCAacagtttttaaaataatagacTATTGTGTTTCCTCTGTTCTGTGTTGACCgttatctttttttattatctaaTATAGATTGCTGGAAAAGTAAACAAACTGATTAGAGAACTGGGACTTCGAGACCTTGGGCAATTGGAACAGGATTTGGTTTTTGGAGATGCCGGAGCTAAGGATGTTATTAACTACTTAAGGACAAATCAGGTCATATGCTAAAAGGAGTGAAGATACATAGCCAAATATGGTTAGAAAAGATCTTGTCAATTATTAATCATTCTTGAACTTTCTGTTCCTGTGCAGAATGCAAGTCCAGAAAATAAATTACGTTTGTTGATGATTTATGCGTCTGTCTATCCTGAAAAGTTTGAGGACGACAAAGCTTTAAAGATAATGCAGGTAAGAGAGAAATTTATTTTATCTAAAAGGTTTTTTATCCATAGAATGCTAAGCATGTCTCCTTCTAATAAACGAAGTCTGTAAGCAGCAAACTTTTGTGCTAAAGAAATGATTGTGCATAGACAGTCGaactaataaaataattctGTAGAGACTAACCCAAAAAAATGGGGAAGAAGTTACCGAGAGCTGATATATTATTGCATACATTATAGAAGAATTTTTATCGATGGAAGGAAAACAGTTCAGATCAAATTGTTCAACGTCATGTATACTTTTGTACATCTTATAGAACCTCTCTTAAGTTATTATTTATGGAACATAAATGAAATCGGAATCTGTTGGAGTTGGGCATTAGCCATTTTAATCGTTTCACCTCCTTTTAGCTTTCTTACTCATCTTCTCCTTGTGCGTTTGATTCTACtttaaagatttgattgatAGCTTTGAAAATGACTACATTTACTAATAGTTTCAACTTTATATTAGTTGGCTAAGCTATCAACTGAAGATATGAAGGTAGTGAAGAACATGCGGTTGCTGGCTGGGTCGGATTCCAAAAAGACGTCCTCAGCTCATAGTTTCTCCTTAAAATTTAATGCACAAAAGGTAAAAGTTATTTCGAGATATTATTCAAGTTCAGATGTTGAAATTTAGAGCAACGCTGGTGCGAGCACCCCGATGATTTAACACTTTTTATTATCAGACTAAACAAGCAACAAGAAAGGACCGTACCGGTGAAGAAGAAACATGGCAACTATTTCGATTTTACCCCATGATTGAGGTTTGCTAATAAGGAGCTTTTTGGTTAAAGTATTTAACTTCCTCTTCCGTAAAATTTAGAACACTCGGGTGCAGCGTTCCTTCAACTATCTTCCCACTAGTTATCCAAATTAGAACATGTCATGTGgcaaaaaattgtttttttttttaaattaacttATTATATTATTAGCATGTGATAAATGATGATCTACATGGAGATAGGTGTAGTGAGACTACGCCTAATCATTACTCTAAAAATTATCAACTTTTGAGGTTGatataaaagaaaaggagaaatttAAGCCCTTCGTCTAAAAGGAAGCAAAGGGATATTGAAATTGACTGATCTTTATGAAAAACAATTTTGGGTTTTAAATGGTTACATGTTACATAacagaatttaatttttatcaatttcacgatctttcttcttcttatcaaaaaatgaaaatggttTTTTGATGTACTTGGTATTTGATCTAACTTGGACAGATTTTAATGTAGCAACAATTATATAGTTGAAGAAGAAATATGGACACTAGAATGGCTTAGAATAGGAATGCCTCGTTTAAAGAGCATAAAGTAAAACCAAGTTGTGGGCGTTGCCTGAAGACTGAAGTTGCAAAACTATGGTCAAATGCTTATAaacatctttttttcttcaggAGCTTATTGAAAATTTGTGCAAAGGTGATTTATCAAAAAGTGAATATTCATGCATGAACGAACCTCCCCCGGTAACTGAAAAACCTGCCCCAAAAGGTTCTCAGAGTGCAACTAGCCAGACAGGTCAATCTACTGGGGGCCCAAAATCAATGAGATCAAGACGAACGGCAAATTGGGCACGATCCAGTATCTCTGACGATGGATATGGAAGGTCTGTCAATAAGTCtggaaattttcttttattttcctttaataAGTAGTTGTTCTGTTTGGACCAACTATTGCATCAACGAGCTGGTGATGTGTACGATGCCTGTTAGCAATAATAGACGTGACAAATACTAGGTCTACAAAACGGCAGTTGCTAGGCACACATTGAGCCCTTGTTCAGCGTAATAAATAGATACAGGTTAAAACAGGGGGAAATGGTAAATTGCAAGACGTCAAATTCATTTTCTAAAGCATAAAAGCATGTAAACTTATTGAACTTGAActtctttagaaaaaaattatgaGTATTTAGAAAAAATTGTATGTTTGAATAAATGTGTCATGTAGTCTTAGATTTTTAAGAAATGGCTTGTCACCCCGTCATACCTCACATCCATGCTTCTAGGATTTAACTAGATGATTTTGTGATTTCCAAACTAATTTATGTTGCAagataaaattacataattgtTTTGGGGATTAATATTTCATATCTGGAGTGTTTCAAAGCTTTAATATTCAAGTTCATCAATAAAGACTATGAACATGTTACAGTGACTCTATTTTGAGAGCTGCAACTCTTGATTTTAAGAAGATGGGACAACGTGTTTTTGTATTCATTATTGGTGGGGCTACTCGATCCGAGGTATGATTTTTTGAACCATCCTCTTACTTAGTCCCAATTATTTTGGTATCATTCCTACATTTGACCTTCAAATGATTTTCATTTTGTATTGTTATTGTTACTTTCAGTTGCGAGTTTGTCATAAGCTCACAGCAAAACTAAGGAGAGAAGTAGTGCTAGGTTGCTCCAGTTTGGATGATCCTCCCCAATATATCACGGTTCTAATTCGCCGCTCATgaccttaatttttttattctgATTGGCAGGACATATAATATAATGTTCTGTTACTGAGTTTCCGTCTAACCCTTGCCTCTATTTTTTTGTCACCCCCCACCATAATTGATATTTGTATGTTTGTATTCAAGCTAGCTTTTTATGTGTCTATCGCTGGTAGCAATGCAATCACCATCACCAGTAATGTTTTAGATGGTTTATTAGGAGGAAAGTAGCCTAAAAGGAGTAGAGATAAACAATtggaagaaagggaaaaaaaaattaaaaaaagaagaaagaaagaaagaaagaaagaaagaaaaaagggacGCTTTTAGGAGAAAGACAATTAGACATTAGACACCAATCCTCACTTTCCTTATAtggacattttttttctcaCGAGGCAAAGACTTTGGCCTAAGTAAAAGATATCCagattttcttaaaaatatcttctaaattaattagaaaaaagtttgaagtgctttttatttattaagatATAAAACAAAAACTCTTTTTGTCCTCTTAAATCTTTGATTTGGTTCAGAAAGCATTACTTCATAATTATTCCACACACACTAAATTTCAATTAGTATCTACCGCAAATTTGTTTGGTTAGCGTAGAGGGCATTTCGATATTGTTTTGGTTGAGTTATTGGCAGATATTGGCGGCTCATTTTCTTCTAAACCTCACAATATGTTTGGCTATGTTGCAGAAATTGAAGTTGTTGACAGAAAGAGGCATTTCAGTGGAGGCCCCCAGATTTTAGTGGCCGTTATTTATCTGGTGATTCTCACCAAATTCAgaatgattcaattttttaactCTTTTCCACGTGTCAATACGAGTCTATCTCAATTGACATAAAATATATACCTTCAACCAATAAGTTAGATGTTTAAATCTCTCCATCTCATTTATTGATGTTGTACTAGCAAAACTTTTTCTCCATGTAGTTTTGCTCTCGTTATATCAACGTGTACTACTGCTTCAAATTGATACCACTTCCCCTTCACAGCAATTTAGTATACAGTTGTGATCATGGAGGAAGTGAAGCAAACTTGATTATAAATCATATTTGTAACCTTTCAATTCTCgtcttttttccatttttctttagaggtttgtatttttgttttaaacaaatttaagaTGAAGAATGGCTAAAGTGAAGAAGGTTTTCAATCTTGTGATGATTATAATAAATTGAACTGATGATTTGTTTTTCTAATAACGATTTAAATTTAATGTAAACTAGTTTTTAGTCCAGAAAACATTTAATGTACTCAATAGAATTGTTATCATTagatataaatttgaaaatttgtaggTTCTTTGTAACAGTTACATATAAATATCGAAATAGTAGTTTTTTTCTAATACATCAAACGGTAAGACCTTCAATTTCTTTATAAACCACTAGAACAAATGATATTTAAGCTAAAACTATATAGATACAAGGATAAAATAGTTGCATACATAACACAACACAGTAATTAataaaagactattctttcgaatttttcttttcaaatttctcaaattaaaaaccGTTAGCGATTGCTATTAGTATTAGcttatataacaaaattaaaaaaaaaaaatggtcaaATGTGTTATATTTGCAACATTTACTTATTATAATTATCCTAAATGAAAATGTATCAAGTCAAAAAGCGGACGTTGGGGAAGGCAATTAATGAATTGGGTGGGTAGATAGTTGGGATAACAACGTTGATTTGCAAGTGAGCTGAGCTGAGGTGTGTTTGTGTGTATGAGATAGGCGGTAACGGTCCCTTCGTAGAAAGCCCGCCAAAAGGACTTCAGTGGGTCCCCACCTCAAACGGGGCTTTATTATAATATCCCGCCCTCTTCCctatcctctctctctctctctctccgaggggtttagggttagggttttagCTGAGCCAGTTCTCCATCCTTTCTCAAGCATGGCTTTCTGGGGTAAACTCCTCCTCCCTTCTGTTATCTTACACcatttctttcttccttttttatttatcttttgttttttattttattttatttaatcttTCACCTTCTGCTCTATCTCTCTTATTGAtggtgggtttttttttttttttttttttttttaaatcctATCGTGGAATTTGGTGGTTGGCTGACATCTTGAGTGTCGGGGTGTATTTGTAGGGAgcttttgattttatttgattCTACTTTCGGAATTTTGTTTGAGTTTTCTCATTTCTGTTTGTTAGTTTCCCAGGAACTGAAGTGAAGCCTGGAAAGCCTTTTACTCAAAAATTTGATGACTTCAAAGGAAGGCTCCATGTTTCGCTGGTAATGATTACAATCTTCACGCTTTGTTCCTTCGGATTAGAATTTAGAGCTGTGGTGCCGTATTTTTTTGGTTATTAGCTGATTAACGGTTCTGTAGAGTTTGATTTCTAGTTCTGGGCTTGTGGTAAATATTAACTTGATTTTTTTAAGAATGATGAGTTGGATTATTTGCAACTGAAATGCTCTTTTATGTTAGTTCCCTCTGTGATGGCGGCCTCTTTGGCCCTGTTCTTAGGTTGTCCTTTTCCGTGGCTTTAATATTCTTCATCTCAGTTTCTTATCAGAAGATAGAAAACAGGAAACTCCTTTAGTCTCTCTCATTGATGTCATGAAGTATGTGGATATTTGCAGGCAACATTGGGGTTTGGTACAGCGACAAAGAAGAGTGTTCTTCAGTGTAATGTGGGGAATAAGAGTCCTGTCTATCTATGCTCATTGTTTCCTGAGAAGACTGAGTGTTTGCAACTAAATTTGGAATACGAAGAGGCTGATGAAGTCATTTTTTCAGTTATCGGTCCTCGAAGCATTCACCTTTCTGGTTATTTTCTAGGCAGTTGCCGTCACAATAATGTAATTGATGATAATACGTATCCATTCATTTGTGCAGCAGAATGGATAACTTACTTAGCTCTGTAAATTATATCTGTCTAAGTATGG is drawn from Cucumis melo cultivar AY chromosome 11, USDA_Cmelo_AY_1.0, whole genome shotgun sequence and contains these coding sequences:
- the LOC103499028 gene encoding protein transport Sec1a-like isoform X1, with amino-acid sequence MSFSDSDSCSIGGHNEYKNFRQTSRDRLLYEMLGAANTENSKPWKVLIMDKVTVKVMSHSCKMADITDQGVSLVEDLFRRRQPLPSMDAIYFIQPSKENVVMFLSDMSGREPLYKKAFVFFSSPVPKEFVNHIKCDTSVLPRIGALREMNLEYFPIDSQAFFTDQERALEDLFGDIENSRKFDNCLNTMATRIATVFASLKEFPFVRYRASKALDDPTEASLRELVPTKLAAAIWNCISKYKTTIPNYPQSETCELLILDRSIDQIAPVIHEWTYDAMCRDLLEMDGNKYTYEVSSKTGGAPDKREALLEDTDPVWLELRHSHIADASERLHEKMTNFVSKNKAAQIQQSARDGGEISTRDLQKMVQALPQYTEQVEKITLHVEIAGKVNKLIRELGLRDLGQLEQDLVFGDAGAKDVINYLRTNQNASPENKLRLLMIYASVYPEKFEDDKALKIMQLAKLSTEDMKVVKNMRLLAGSDSKKTSSAHSFSLKFNAQKTKQATRKDRTGEEETWQLFRFYPMIEELIENLCKGDLSKSEYSCMNEPPPVTEKPAPKGSQSATSQTGQSTGGPKSMRSRRTANWARSSISDDGYGSDSILRAATLDFKKMGQRVFVFIIGGATRSELRVCHKLTAKLRREVVLGCSSLDDPPQYITKLKLLTERGISVEAPRF
- the LOC103499028 gene encoding protein transport Sec1a-like isoform X2, which translates into the protein MLFILSSHPKRTCSVVMFLSDMSGREPLYKKAFVFFSSPVPKEFVNHIKCDTSVLPRIGALREMNLEYFPIDSQAFFTDQERALEDLFGDIENSRKFDNCLNTMATRIATVFASLKEFPFVRYRASKALDDPTEASLRELVPTKLAAAIWNCISKYKTTIPNYPQSETCELLILDRSIDQIAPVIHEWTYDAMCRDLLEMDGNKYTYEVSSKTGGAPDKREALLEDTDPVWLELRHSHIADASERLHEKMTNFVSKNKAAQIQQSARDGGEISTRDLQKMVQALPQYTEQVEKITLHVEIAGKVNKLIRELGLRDLGQLEQDLVFGDAGAKDVINYLRTNQNASPENKLRLLMIYASVYPEKFEDDKALKIMQLAKLSTEDMKVVKNMRLLAGSDSKKTSSAHSFSLKFNAQKTKQATRKDRTGEEETWQLFRFYPMIEELIENLCKGDLSKSEYSCMNEPPPVTEKPAPKGSQSATSQTGQSTGGPKSMRSRRTANWARSSISDDGYGSDSILRAATLDFKKMGQRVFVFIIGGATRSELRVCHKLTAKLRREVVLGCSSLDDPPQYITKLKLLTERGISVEAPRF